The nucleotide sequence CTAAAAAGTATCGCAACTCTAATTCAGCGCCAACATTTTCGTCAACTATAGAAGCGGCAATGATTTCTTTATACATGACAATATCGCGTACTTCCCATGCCGTAACCGTTGATAGTAGCTGTTCTAAGAAACGTTCCATGTCATTTTTAGCAACGTACTGAGTAATGATGTTTAATCTCTCTGCTTGCTGCGGAGTAAAATCGGCACCAGTTAATAATGCTTGTAGAGCTTTACCTTTGCCTAAACGACGAGCAAATTGCACCGCACCTTGGCCGCCAGTTGGAATATTTATAAATAGCTCTGGTTGTGCAAACGCTGAATTTTCTGTGCCATAGGCTAAATCACAGGCCATAACAAACTCATTACCGCCGCCTCGAGCAACACCATCAACAATAGCGATTGAAAGCTGCTTCATCGCTTTGATGTTAGCTATCATGTGATTAAACTCTATAGAAGCCGCTTGTCCACCTTGTGTTCCATTTATAACGTTAAGATCAAGATGAGCAATAAAAAACGCGTGATGGAATGATTTAAACACCACAGCTTTTGTTTCTCTGTCATCCTTTAACGATAAAATGAACTGGTTTAACTCGTTGATCAGATCAATTGTTAAAATATTTACTGGTGGATTTTTAATTAAAACCGTTGCGATACCTGCTTCTTTAGTGATGATTAATTTGTTCATTGTCGATTCCTCTCTATTTAAAACACGTAACTCGGTATTGGTCACGTCAACTTTATGGTGCTAATTTAATCTGTTTGTTAGTATAGATAAACAGACTAAAGAGAATTATAATGTTTCCATAATGGAAACAATAAAACAGAGAATAGGTGTTTTATGGATCTTGCTAGTCGATTGTTACTATTGTTAGAGGTGTCAGAATTGGGCAGTTTTACAAAAGTAGCAGAGCATAGAAATGTCAATCGGTCTGCTATTTCAAAACAAATTGTTCGGCTTGAACAAGAGTTAGGTGTGCAACTCCTTAATCGGACAACACGTGCATTATCATTAACGGTTGCCGGAACCGAAATGGTTAGCCAGGCAATTCATTTAAGAGACTTACTGAATAACTCAATACGTTTAGCTGAAAATTATCACAGTGAACCAAGAGGTGAGCTGAAAATCTCCAGTTCGACGTTATTTGGTCGTCAATACGTGCAACAAGCGATATTAAAGTTTCAAGTGTTATATCCGGATATTAGAGTTGAGTTGCTTTTAGAAGATAGAATGGTCGATATAGTTGGAGAGGGCTTTGATCTAGGTTTTCGTATTGGCAAACCTAAAGAATCTAATCTCATGTCTAAGCAGATCGCGAGAAATCGTTTATTGATAGTAGCTGCGCCAGAGTTTATAGAAAAATATGGCTTAGCGACAACCATCCCTAAATTAGAGAATATGCCTGCAGTAGTATATTCAGCTCAGGGGTTGTTGATTGACAGATTCCAATATTTAGACAATTCAGGTAATGAAGAGTATTTTCAATTGAATCCTAGTTACAAGGTTAATGATGTTGAAATGCTTATTAATACAGTGCTTGATGGAAATATGTTGACGGTAATAACTGCGCAAATGGTTGAAAATGAGATATTGGAAGGAAAGCTTGTTCCTATCATGACCCACATAAATTTAACGGATTATGGTACGTTTTATGCGGTTTACCCACATCGAAATGCACCGTTAAAAACCAAATTGTTCTTAGATACTATCAAAGAAATCGTCGGTGAAAATGTTCCAATTTGGGAAACTAGAATTCCGAACTTTGATAAAATGTACGGACGTAGTTAGCTGCGCATAAAAAAGGGAAGCATTAGCTTCCCTTAATCATTCAATATTTTAGCAGTTTAGAATTTGCTAGTATCTTCAAACAGACCAACTTTAAGATCAGTTGCTTGATAGATTACACGGCCATCAACTTCTACAGTACCATCAGCTAAACCCATAAACAGTTTACGCTTGATAACACGTTTTAAATCGATACGGTAAGTCACTTTGCTTGCCGTTGGTAGAATTTGACCAGTGAATTTAACTTCACCTACACCTAACGCTCTGCCTAAACCAGGGCCGCCAGACCATGCTAAGAAAAAGCCAACTAATTGCCACATAGCATCAAGACCAAGACAACCAGGCATTACTGGGTCACCTTTAAAGTGACAATCAAAGAACCAAAGATCTGGGTTGATATCTAATTCAGCAATGATTTCGCCTTTACCATATTTACCACCTTCATCGGTGATTTTAATAATACGGTCCATCATTAACATATTGTCAGAAGGAAGTTTTGAATTACCCGGACCGAATAATTCACCTGTACCAGCTTGGATCAAGCCAGCTTTATCGTATGAGTTTTTTTGTTCCATGAGTCTTTTTTCTCAATTTAAGTAAAGACGGTTGCTATTTGTACGGTCGTCTATATAAAAAATTTTTCATATATAAATAAACGTATTATTTTAGCAAAATTCTAGGGTGTGTACTTTAGCGAACACTTGTACACTAAACAACTTATTTTTAAATAAATTGCAATTAATTAAGTTATGCGTAACCATAACCAAATAAATAATAACTATAAGTTAACGCAATGAATGATAAGCCTAGCAAAAAAATCGCATTAACCAATGCCGAAAAGCAAAAAAGATACAGAGATAAACAAAAAGACCAGGGTAAGAAAGAAGTTAGAGGTTATTTATCTAATGAAGCCATGGAGTGTTACGAGAAGATATGCTCGCAAACGGATTGGACCGATAGCACCGTTCTTTCTAATGCCATTCGAATTACCTATGCTGCGTATAAAAATGGACAGATTGGTTTATTGAATCGTTGGTTAAACGAAAATAAACTTTAAGCAATAATAAAAATAAGGAATAGACAATGATCAAAGTGTTATTAGTGGATGATCATGATTTGGTAAGAATGGGCGTGAGTCGATTGCTGGCCGATGCTAAAGGTATTGAAGTTGTTGCTGAAGTTGCTACCGGTGAGGAAGCGATAAGTTATTGTAAAGAACAAAGCGTTGATGTTGTTCTTATGGATATGAATATGCCAGGTATTGGCGGTATGGAAGCGACTAAACGAATTATACGTTATCACCCTGACATTAAAATAATCGTGTTAACCGTACATGTAGAAGAGCCATTTCCAACTAAAGTAATGCAAATTGGCGCTTCAGGCTTTTTAACTAAAAATGCGGGTCCTGAACAAATGGTCCATGCGATAAAAGCGGTAAAAGCAGGGCAACGATACCTGACACCGGAAATCGCCCAACAGATGGCGTTAAGTCAATTTAATGCGCCGGATGAATCACCGTTTGCAAGTTTATCTGAACGAGAGCTACAAATCATGATGATGATCACCCGAGGTGAAAAGGTGGTCGACATTTCTAAACAATTGAACTTGAGTAGCAAAACAATTAATAGCTATCGCTACCGCATGTTTGAAAAGCTATCGATTAGCAATGATGTAGAATTAACCCATTTAGCGATTCGTTACGGAATGTTAAATAGCGAAAGCATTTAGTTAATATGAACGAAACTGAAAACAAATCAGCGATAGATCCTAAGACGGTCTTTGACCATCAAGGGTTCTTAAAGTCTGTTACCGCGCAAAGCGGTGTATATCGAATGTACGATGAACAACAGACAATCATTTATGTTGGTAAAGCAAAAGATCTAAAAAAACGTTTATCAAGCTATTTTAGAAAAGATCTAGGAAGCGTTAAAACACAAGCATTAGTAAATCAAATTCAAGCGATAGATGTCACTGTTACTCATACTGAAGGCGAAGCGCTAATTCTTGAAAACAACTACATTAAGAAGTATCAGCCTAAATACAATATCTTATTACGAGACGACAAATCCTATCCATACCTTGTCATCACCGATCATAAGCACCCTAAACTTGGCGCTCATCGAGGTGGAAAGCGAATTAAGGGTGAGTATTTTGGCCCATTCCCAACGGCAGGAGCAGTATGGGAAAGTTTGCGCTTAATGCAAAAGCTATTTCCGATAAGGCAGTGCGAAGATAGTTATTATCGCGCACGTTCTCGCCCTTGTTTGCAATATCAACTTAAACGTTGCAGTGCGCCTTGTGTCGATAAAATATCAGAACAAGATTACAAACAACAAGTAAACCTTGCTCGAATGTTTTTACAAGGCAAAAACGAACAAGTGATTTCAACGTTAGTTTCTAAGATGGAACAAGCAAGTGTCGGTTTAGAATTTGAGCAAGCGGCCAACTTTCGTGATCAAATAGCAACGCTTAGAAAAGTTCAACAACAACAGTTTGTCACGGGTATTACTGCTGAATTAGATGTGGTTGGTTTTTATCGTTTAAAGAACCAAGCTTGTATCCATCTACTGTTTGTTCGCGATCAAAAGATTTTGGGTAGTAAGAGTTATTTCCCTAATATTCCTGCACAAACTAGTGATGAAGAGATAGTGCAAGCTTTTATCAGTCAGCATTATCTCGGTCAAGCAGTTGAGCAAAGCCATATAGCGAAAGAAATCGTATTGCCAATAGCAATAGAGTCTCAAGCTGAATTAGCTAAGCTGCTGAGTGAGCAGGCGGAGCATGACGTGAAGTTATCAGTCAATGTTCGCAGTGAACGCTCACGTTATTTAAAACTTGCTACGACTAATGCTGAGAACGCATTAAATGTGAAAAACGCTCATAAAGAATCGATGCAAGCTCGTTTTGCAGAATTACATAAAGTGTTTGAGTTAACCCAACCGATCGAAAGAATTGAATGTTTTGATATCAGTCATACCATGGGGCAACAAACAATTGCTTCTTGCGTGGTATTTAATACAGAAGGGCCGTTAAAAAGTGACTACCGTCGTTACAACGTCGTTGGCATCACCCCTGGAGATGATTATGCGGCCATGTCGTTTGCGTTAAATAAACGCTACGGCAAAGTGAAAGATGGCGAGAATATGCCTGACATTATCTTTATAGATGGTGGTAAAGGGCAGTTAGCGAGAGCTGAAGCTTTTTTTGCCGAATCGAGCTTGACCAAAACACCGATGTTAATTGGTGTTGCTAAAGGTGAGTCACGTAAACCAGGATTAGAAACCCTAATAATGGCAGGGTCGCATCAATTAATTTCGTTACCAGCAACATCTGGCGCTTTGCATTTGGTGCAACACGTTAGAGATGAGTCTCATCGCTTTGCTATTGCAGGTCATAGAGCAAAGCGCGGTAAGGTGGCGAAAAAATCTACGATAGAAGATATACCAGGCATTGGAGCAAAAAAACGACAAGCACTTTTAAAGTACTTAGGTGGCTTACAAGAAGTGAAAAAAGCCAGTGTTGATGAATTAACTAAGGTGCCAGGGATCAGTACTGAGCTCGCCAAAACAATTCATCAACATTTTCAAGCGTAAGTAAAATAAGCTGTATACGTTGATAATAAAAAAAAGTGTATCAAATAGAATTTATATCGTTTCATCTGCGTGACATATGAAATCTATCAAGTACAATAAAACCAAAATAAAAAGCTATTAAGGCTAGTTGTAAAATTTATGTGGACAATTCCTAACCAAGTAACATTATTTCGGATTATTTTAATCCCAGTCTTCATCGTTGTGTATTACATGCATGACATGATGCCCGACTTATTTTCCAAGAACTGGTCAAATTTTGCTGCGTTTGGTGTTTTTTGGGTTGCATCAGTTAGTGATGCGCTAGATGGTTATTTAGCAAGACGATTAAAACAATCAAGTCGTTTTGGTGCTTTTATGGACCCCGTAGCTGATAAATTAATGGTAACAATCGCATTAGTTTTGATTGTTTCAGAATATCGCAATATATGGGTAACTATTCCTGCTGTAATTATGATTGCTCGAGAAATTGTTATTTCTGCGCTGCGAGAGTTTATGGCAGACCTTGGCAAAAGAGGGGATGTTGCTGTTTCTGAATTAGGAAAATGGAAAACTGCCGCTCAGATGTTAGCGTTGATGGGATTAATATGGCAGCCAAACTATCCAATTCCTTTAATTTTGTTTGATTTGCCAGCTGATGTGATCATTTGGGCAGCATGGATGTTTTATTTTTTCGCAACGGTATTCGCTTTTGTGTCAATGTTTCAATATCTTAAAGCTTCTTGGCCACAATTGTCGGGTAAAAAGTAACCAAACAATTACAGAAATTAGCTAAAAATGCAGCAGATTAGTTGAATTTTGAGCAAACAGAAAAAAATTGATATTTAAGTGTTGACTCATCAATAGAACGATGTAGAATGCACATCCGTTGACAAGGAGTCAACATTGGAAAGCGGCTGTAGCTCAGCTGGTAGAGCATCACGTTGCCAACGTGAATGTCACGAGTTCGAGTCTCGTTAGCCGCTCCAAATTTCTAAGGAAGTACATCACCAGCTTGACGATGAAAATTGGCGGGTTGGCAGAGTGGCTATGCAGCGGATTGCAAATCCGTGGACCTCGGTTCGACTCCGGGACCCGCCTCCACTTTGCCCGGGTGGTGGAATTGGTAGACACAAGGGATTTAAAATCCCTCGTCTTAACGGACGTGCCGGTTCAAGTCCGGCCCCGGGTACCATTTTCATCGTACACGTTTGGGGTGTTAGAAAAGAAAATCCCGCGCAAATCCATTTAGGAAGAGCGTACCGCTAGGCACGGATAAGGGTACCTTACAAAGGCAAGTAAGGGTTGTAAGAAAAAAATCTATTATTTATAATAGTTAGGTAAAACTAAATGAAGCGGCTGTAGCTCAGCTGGTAGAGCATCACGTTGCCAACGTGAATGTCACGAGTTCGAGTCTCGTTAGCCGCTCCAATTTAGATTTTGCAATAGATTATATGAAGCGGCTGTAGCTCAGCTGGTAGAGCATCACGTTGCCAACGTGAATGTCACGAGTTCGAGTCTCGTTAGCCGCTCCAATCTACATTTTGCTACTTGTTCATTGAGAAATGAAAGGCATAACTCTTATCATGAGAGCACAGTGCCCGGGTGGTGGAATTGGTAGACACAAGGGATTTAAAATCCCTCGTCTTAACGGACGTGCCGGTTCAAGTCCGGCCCCGGGTACCATTTTATGGTGTTCGCCTTAATCAGGATTTAAAATCCCTCGTACTCTTTATACCGAGACGTGGTGATTCAAGTCCAGTTTCAGGTAACATTCATGGTATTAACCATTTCATCAATGTACAAAAAGCAAAGGCTCTATATGAAGCGGCTGTAGCTCAGTTGGTAGAGCATCACGTTGCCAACGTGAATGTCACGAGTTCGAGTCTCGTTAGCCGCTCCAATTTCTTTGTTTTACAATTCCAATTAAATTATAGAATTTAAATATCAGTCATAAATTATTTAGCGACTGAAATTTGTGATCTTGTGATTTAAAATCCCTCGTATTCTTTATACCGAGACGTGGTTGTTCAAGTCCGGCCCCGGGTACCATTTTATGGTGTTCGCCTTAATCAGGATTTAAAATCCCTCGTACTCTTTATACCGAGACGTGGTGATTCAAGTCCAGCTTCAGGTAACATTCATGGTATTAACCATTTCATCAATGTACAAAAAGCAAAGGCTCTATATGAAGCGGCTGTAGCTCAGCTGGTAGAGCATCACGTTGCCAACGTGAATGTCACGAGTTCGAGTCTCGTTAGCCGCTCCAATTTCTTTGTTTTACAATTCTTTTATTAAACCTAATCAATGACACAATGTTATTGCTCATACCCGTTTTTATTCGAACAATATATTCGCTTAGCGTTTGTTAAATCCAGATAAGTTTCATATTCTTTATAACTATCGAACTAAAACAATAGTTAATAATTATGCCGTTCAAACCTCTGTTCAAAACCGTTTTAATTTTATTGTCTATTTCTATCGCTGGTTGTCAGTCGAGCTATTACTCTGTCATGGAAATGATGGGCTATCATAAACGAGATATCATGGTAGAACGTGTTGAAGACGCCCAGCAGTCTCAACAAGACGCACAAAAGCAATTTCAATCGGCATAGGAACAGTTATCAGAGCTTATTCAGTTTGAAGGGGGCGATCTTGAACAGCAATATGAAGAAACTAAAGATAACTACGAGGCCAGCCAAGAAGCGGCAGATGAAGTTGAAGAACGAATAGATGACATTGAAGATGTTGCTATTGCTTTATTTATTGAATGGCAAGATGAAATTGAACAATACACGAATAAAGATTTAAAACGTCGAAGCGAAAAGCAATTAGCCACTACCAAACATGATTACGAGCAGTTGATACGCAGTATGGATAAGGCTCATTCAAGAATGGAACCTGTTTTAGCGGCGCTAAAAGATAATACACTGTACCTAAAACACAATTTAAATGCACAAGCTATTGGTGCAATAGCCGATGAATTTGAAACCATAAAGCGAGATATAACCGTTTTAATGTCGGTTATGAATAAGGCAATAGAAGATTCTGAGTCATTTATTAAAATGTTAGAGAAAAAGCGCTAATAAAGGATTGTTGTTTGTGCCACAGCCTCTATAATCATTTAAACTTTCAACAATAATTTAATTGGTAAAACACTATGGCTGAAGAAACTATATTCTCTAAGATAATTCGTCAAGAAATACCGACACCGCTTTTATATCAAGATGATTTAGTGACCGCGTTTAGAGATATTTCACCGCAAGCAGATACGCATATATTAATTATTCCAAACAAACTAATACCAACGGTTAATGATGTACAGGAAAGTGACGAATTAGCCCTTGGACGCATGATCACCGTTGCCAAGAAGCTTGCTGCTGATGAAGGTATAGCAGAAGATGGTTATCGTTTGATAATGAACTGCAATAGTCATGGCGGCCAAGAGGTGTATCATATTCATATGCATTTAGTAGGCGGTCAGCCGCTAGGTCGAATGCTATCTATTAAGTAGTATTAACAATAACAAGCCTGACAGAGGTCAGAGCATTAATACGTTGAAAAGACATTAATCGTTTAAATCAAAAAGAGTCGTAAATGAAGATCTCAATCGAAATCAGTTTGTACCCGTTAGCAGAAGAAAAGTTTAAAAAAGAAATTTGGAATTTTATCTATAAACTTCGAGATAACGAACAGTTAAAAGTAATTACCAATGGTATGAGTACTCAGGTATTTGGTGATTATGACATCGCCGTAAAAACCGTTATGGATGAAATTAAAGTTGTTCATGAAACCGTTGGTACAGCGGTGTTTGTTTGTAAGTTTATTGGTGGTGATCGTTCAGAAATTGAAGATGAACTCTAATCAATATTACTATTTTAACTTAAGGCTTTAGTTTCCTCATGCTGGTCGACAAAGCGAAGGTCGGAAAAATCGTAGCGCAAAGGTTAGGTTTGTCTAATTCACCTTTGCTTAGCGAAATTACACAAGGCCTATCGCACTGTTGCTTTAGAGCTATTGCTGACAAGCAAACATTATTCGTTAAAGTGTTTAGTGAGCGAAATGCATCAGTAAACGATCATAGCTTTATAGAGCAACAAGCGATGATTGCAAAACTAACCGGGGATTGTGGTCTTAGCCCTAAACTTATCGATGTTGATAAAGAGCACCGGTTGCTAATAAATGAGTATGTTGCAGGGCAGTCGCCTAAATTAACTGCTTCTGATACCGAAGCCGATAAGGAAGCTGATAAGCAAAGCACACAGACAATTAAAATATTGGCAGAGTGTGCTTATCGAACTCATCAGTTAGTCTTACCAGTCAGTGCTATTAAATTACAAAAAGTGATACAGCAACTTTTGCGTGCGGTTAATTTAAGTGATGAACAAAACTCCGACATTTTAGGCCGCGTTAATCAAATCGTAGATGAGATCGCTATCGATAAAAGCAACTTGGTAAGTTGTCATGGTGATATTAACTTAAATAATATTTTGCTAACCGATCATACAAATTGTCACATTGGAAGTAATCTAATTCAGTTGGTTGATTGGGAATATGCATGCTTAGCAGAGAGAGAATATGAGGTTGCTATGTGCGCTTCAATAAATCAACTATCCCGATCACAAACTGCAGACTTAGTTCATTATTATCAGCAACTATCCAGTATAAACGGAGTTGCAACCGTTAAATTAGATAATAACAAGGTAACGCGTTACTTGGTGATTTGCAACATAATCAACCACTTATGGTTTTGTTTGTATGATTTGGATAATGCTGAGTCGGATTCAAGTATTAGCGGATTCGCCATTTATAAATTTATTTTAACTACTCTCCATCAATCATAAAGCTGAGTTTTAGCGCTATATTTGAGATAAATAACCGAT is from Thalassotalea crassostreae and encodes:
- the uvrY gene encoding UvrY/SirA/GacA family response regulator transcription factor, whose protein sequence is MIKVLLVDDHDLVRMGVSRLLADAKGIEVVAEVATGEEAISYCKEQSVDVVLMDMNMPGIGGMEATKRIIRYHPDIKIIVLTVHVEEPFPTKVMQIGASGFLTKNAGPEQMVHAIKAVKAGQRYLTPEIAQQMALSQFNAPDESPFASLSERELQIMMMITRGEKVVDISKQLNLSSKTINSYRYRMFEKLSISNDVELTHLAIRYGMLNSESI
- the hinT gene encoding purine nucleoside phosphoramidase translates to MAEETIFSKIIRQEIPTPLLYQDDLVTAFRDISPQADTHILIIPNKLIPTVNDVQESDELALGRMITVAKKLAADEGIAEDGYRLIMNCNSHGGQEVYHIHMHLVGGQPLGRMLSIK
- a CDS encoding phosphotransferase, producing the protein MSNSPLLSEITQGLSHCCFRAIADKQTLFVKVFSERNASVNDHSFIEQQAMIAKLTGDCGLSPKLIDVDKEHRLLINEYVAGQSPKLTASDTEADKEADKQSTQTIKILAECAYRTHQLVLPVSAIKLQKVIQQLLRAVNLSDEQNSDILGRVNQIVDEIAIDKSNLVSCHGDINLNNILLTDHTNCHIGSNLIQLVDWEYACLAEREYEVAMCASINQLSRSQTADLVHYYQQLSSINGVATVKLDNNKVTRYLVICNIINHLWFCLYDLDNAESDSSISGFAIYKFILTTLHQS
- the uvrC gene encoding excinuclease ABC subunit UvrC produces the protein MNETENKSAIDPKTVFDHQGFLKSVTAQSGVYRMYDEQQTIIYVGKAKDLKKRLSSYFRKDLGSVKTQALVNQIQAIDVTVTHTEGEALILENNYIKKYQPKYNILLRDDKSYPYLVITDHKHPKLGAHRGGKRIKGEYFGPFPTAGAVWESLRLMQKLFPIRQCEDSYYRARSRPCLQYQLKRCSAPCVDKISEQDYKQQVNLARMFLQGKNEQVISTLVSKMEQASVGLEFEQAANFRDQIATLRKVQQQQFVTGITAELDVVGFYRLKNQACIHLLFVRDQKILGSKSYFPNIPAQTSDEEIVQAFISQHYLGQAVEQSHIAKEIVLPIAIESQAELAKLLSEQAEHDVKLSVNVRSERSRYLKLATTNAENALNVKNAHKESMQARFAELHKVFELTQPIERIECFDISHTMGQQTIASCVVFNTEGPLKSDYRRYNVVGITPGDDYAAMSFALNKRYGKVKDGENMPDIIFIDGGKGQLARAEAFFAESSLTKTPMLIGVAKGESRKPGLETLIMAGSHQLISLPATSGALHLVQHVRDESHRFAIAGHRAKRGKVAKKSTIEDIPGIGAKKRQALLKYLGGLQEVKKASVDELTKVPGISTELAKTIHQHFQA
- the pgsA gene encoding CDP-diacylglycerol--glycerol-3-phosphate 3-phosphatidyltransferase, which encodes MWTIPNQVTLFRIILIPVFIVVYYMHDMMPDLFSKNWSNFAAFGVFWVASVSDALDGYLARRLKQSSRFGAFMDPVADKLMVTIALVLIVSEYRNIWVTIPAVIMIAREIVISALREFMADLGKRGDVAVSELGKWKTAAQMLALMGLIWQPNYPIPLILFDLPADVIIWAAWMFYFFATVFAFVSMFQYLKASWPQLSGKK
- a CDS encoding enoyl-CoA hydratase/isomerase family protein; this translates as MNKLIITKEAGIATVLIKNPPVNILTIDLINELNQFILSLKDDRETKAVVFKSFHHAFFIAHLDLNVINGTQGGQAASIEFNHMIANIKAMKQLSIAIVDGVARGGGNEFVMACDLAYGTENSAFAQPELFINIPTGGQGAVQFARRLGKGKALQALLTGADFTPQQAERLNIITQYVAKNDMERFLEQLLSTVTAWEVRDIVMYKEIIAASIVDENVGAELELRYFLDRAKEEKTQMIIAAFLKHGGQTEREANDIQGIFVDTANELSV
- the fabA gene encoding 3-hydroxyacyl-[acyl-carrier-protein] dehydratase FabA: MEQKNSYDKAGLIQAGTGELFGPGNSKLPSDNMLMMDRIIKITDEGGKYGKGEIIAELDINPDLWFFDCHFKGDPVMPGCLGLDAMWQLVGFFLAWSGGPGLGRALGVGEVKFTGQILPTASKVTYRIDLKRVIKRKLFMGLADGTVEVDGRVIYQATDLKVGLFEDTSKF
- a CDS encoding LysR family transcriptional regulator, with the protein product MDLASRLLLLLEVSELGSFTKVAEHRNVNRSAISKQIVRLEQELGVQLLNRTTRALSLTVAGTEMVSQAIHLRDLLNNSIRLAENYHSEPRGELKISSSTLFGRQYVQQAILKFQVLYPDIRVELLLEDRMVDIVGEGFDLGFRIGKPKESNLMSKQIARNRLLIVAAPEFIEKYGLATTIPKLENMPAVVYSAQGLLIDRFQYLDNSGNEEYFQLNPSYKVNDVEMLINTVLDGNMLTVITAQMVENEILEGKLVPIMTHINLTDYGTFYAVYPHRNAPLKTKLFLDTIKEIVGENVPIWETRIPNFDKMYGRS